A portion of the Alphaproteobacteria bacterium CG11_big_fil_rev_8_21_14_0_20_39_49 genome contains these proteins:
- a CDS encoding zinc-finger domain-containing protein: MKPVETVKVDKKKVSCDGGKGSLGHPKVYLEIGQKGQIDCPYCGKTFTLKKTA, encoded by the coding sequence ATGAAGCCGGTTGAAACTGTAAAAGTTGATAAAAAGAAGGTAAGCTGCGATGGTGGAAAAGGCTCTTTAGGACACCCTAAAGTGTATTTGGAAATTGGACAAAAAGGGCAGATTGACTGTCCGTATTGCGGCAAAACTTTCACTCTCAAAAAAACTGCCTAG
- a CDS encoding cell division protein FtsK, with product MIRKAVQEFFSNNSRLITTLLYFVLGVFLIGSLASFSASDPSFNRASGNGVQNIFGTAGAYIADPLYQFFGLSAFLIPMACITVALRLIFKTQRFNLWFTNIFLFVSLLSVSALIVKLNAPETWPFYVGLGGFFGDLVSKSEEILTIYGYISLFAFIAATCSYFAFGIRLSEIRKTFGIVYYIASKLKYLTASFILMIVNLGRKSMKKEPVALDISSFEDTSEDYEDYIVEVKEKKEKKRKKKVVKQKTLRLDPGEFELPDFDLLTEAPDKGGRNVNQKSLEQNAKLLKKVLEDFGVKGNIVKVRPGPVVTLYELEPSPGTKSSRVIGLADDIARSMSAVSTRISVVPGKNILGIELPNADRETVYLRELMECEEYRDERIKLPIALGKDIGGEPVMADLSRMPHLLIAGTTGSGKSVAVNAMILSYLYRLTPDECKFIMIDPKMLELSVYEGIPHLLSPVVTEPKKAVVALKWAVREMEERYRLMSNVGVRNITGYNKKIEEAVAKGKQLERTVQTGFDPETGEPTFEKQPLAMTKLPFIVVIVDEMADLMLTAGKDIESSIQRLAQMARAAGIHMVMATQRPSVDVITGVIKANFPTRISFQVTSRIDSRTILGEMGAEQLLGMGDMLYMAGGSRITRVHGPFVDDKEVDDVVKHLKAQGKPSYVTDITRDDESSDEAAGANSGDDLYDQAVAIVLRDKKASTSYIQRQLKIGYNRAANLIDKMESEGIISEANHSGKRQVLAA from the coding sequence ATGATTAGAAAAGCGGTACAAGAATTTTTCAGTAATAATTCAAGGTTAATTACTACCTTGTTATATTTTGTTCTAGGGGTATTCCTAATTGGCTCTTTAGCAAGCTTTAGTGCTTCGGATCCTTCTTTTAACCGTGCCTCCGGCAACGGTGTACAAAATATTTTCGGGACGGCAGGAGCTTATATAGCCGATCCGCTATATCAGTTTTTCGGACTGTCGGCATTTTTAATTCCCATGGCATGTATTACGGTTGCTTTAAGGCTTATATTCAAAACTCAGAGATTTAACCTCTGGTTTACCAATATATTCTTATTTGTTTCACTACTTTCCGTAAGTGCTTTGATAGTAAAGCTAAACGCACCTGAAACATGGCCTTTTTATGTAGGGCTGGGCGGTTTTTTCGGAGACTTAGTTAGCAAATCCGAAGAAATACTTACTATATACGGCTATATATCTTTATTTGCGTTTATCGCCGCCACCTGTTCTTATTTTGCGTTCGGGATAAGGCTATCCGAGATAAGAAAAACCTTTGGAATTGTTTATTATATTGCAAGTAAGCTTAAATACCTGACGGCGTCATTTATTCTTATGATTGTTAATCTTGGCAGAAAGTCGATGAAGAAAGAACCTGTTGCACTTGATATTAGTAGTTTTGAAGATACTTCCGAAGATTATGAAGATTATATTGTGGAAGTTAAAGAGAAGAAGGAAAAGAAAAGGAAGAAAAAAGTAGTAAAACAAAAAACTCTACGATTAGATCCGGGTGAATTTGAATTGCCTGATTTTGATTTGCTTACCGAAGCACCCGATAAAGGCGGAAGAAACGTTAATCAAAAATCCTTAGAACAAAACGCCAAACTATTGAAGAAAGTATTGGAAGATTTCGGCGTAAAAGGCAATATAGTAAAAGTTCGCCCCGGTCCCGTAGTAACTTTATATGAGTTGGAGCCTTCGCCCGGCACTAAGTCATCAAGGGTTATAGGTCTGGCTGACGATATCGCCCGCTCCATGAGTGCCGTATCGACAAGGATATCGGTTGTTCCGGGCAAGAACATATTAGGTATAGAGTTGCCTAACGCCGACCGTGAAACGGTATATTTGCGTGAGTTAATGGAATGTGAAGAATATCGTGATGAGCGTATCAAGCTGCCTATAGCACTGGGTAAGGATATTGGCGGTGAGCCTGTTATGGCAGATCTTTCCAGAATGCCCCACCTGCTGATTGCAGGTACAACTGGTTCGGGTAAGTCGGTAGCGGTAAACGCCATGATATTATCATATCTTTACAGACTAACCCCCGATGAATGCAAGTTCATCATGATTGACCCTAAAATGCTGGAATTATCTGTATATGAAGGCATTCCGCATTTGCTTTCGCCTGTGGTGACCGAGCCTAAAAAGGCTGTTGTTGCACTAAAATGGGCAGTTCGTGAAATGGAAGAGCGATACAGATTAATGTCCAATGTAGGTGTAAGAAATATAACTGGCTATAACAAGAAAATAGAAGAGGCAGTCGCCAAAGGAAAGCAGCTTGAACGCACTGTACAGACAGGTTTTGACCCCGAAACAGGCGAACCTACATTTGAAAAGCAGCCATTGGCTATGACTAAGCTGCCTTTTATCGTTGTTATAGTTGATGAGATGGCGGATTTGATGCTTACGGCAGGTAAGGATATCGAATCTTCAATACAAAGGCTGGCACAGATGGCACGTGCCGCAGGTATTCATATGGTAATGGCAACTCAAAGACCTTCGGTTGATGTTATTACAGGTGTTATTAAAGCGAACTTCCCTACCCGTATCAGTTTTCAGGTGACTTCAAGGATTGATAGCCGTACTATATTAGGCGAGATGGGAGCGGAGCAGTTGCTTGGCATGGGTGACATGTTATATATGGCAGGCGGTAGCCGTATTACCCGTGTTCACGGACCTTTTGTCGATGATAAGGAAGTTGATGACGTTGTAAAGCACTTAAAAGCTCAGGGCAAGCCTTCATATGTGACCGATATAACAAGGGACGATGAATCATCAGATGAAGCGGCAGGTGCAAATAGCGGTGATGATTTATACGATCAGGCGGTAGCAATAGTGTTAAGGGATAAAAAGGCTTCTACCAGTTATATTCAGCGTCAGTTGAAGATTGGGTATAACAGGGCAGCCAATTTAATAGATAAGATGGAAAGCGAAGGAATAATAAGCGAAGCTAACCATTCGGGTAAAAGACAGGTATTAGCAGCGTAA
- a CDS encoding ferredoxin--NADP(+) reductase, with amino-acid sequence MIHNTDITIIGAGPVGLFAVFEAGMMKMKCHVIDSLDFIGGQCTALYPEKPIYDIPAHPSILAEDLIKNLEKQASPFKPEYHLSQTVNEVTKNNDGWLVTTSKGTQIQCKVIIIAAGCGAFGPNRPPLADIEEYEGKSVFYMVGKKEEMRDKNVVIAGGGDSAVDWVLSLVDIAKSVSVVHRRPKFRCLPDSQDKLEKLADEGRVNMVVPYQLDSLKGNNGKLESVIVKTLKGEEKELKADILLPFFGLAMELGPIANWGLNIDKKHISVNPTTLQTNQDGIFAIGDIATYDNKMKLILNGFAEAAMACHKARGIVYPDEVVHFEYSTTAGVPA; translated from the coding sequence ATGATTCATAATACCGATATAACGATAATTGGAGCCGGACCCGTAGGGCTGTTTGCAGTTTTTGAAGCAGGCATGATGAAAATGAAATGCCATGTAATTGATTCTCTGGATTTTATAGGCGGTCAATGTACGGCATTATACCCTGAAAAGCCGATTTATGATATCCCTGCCCACCCGTCTATATTGGCGGAGGATTTAATAAAAAACCTTGAAAAACAGGCATCACCGTTCAAACCTGAATATCACCTGTCGCAAACAGTGAATGAAGTTACAAAAAATAATGACGGCTGGCTGGTTACAACAAGTAAAGGCACGCAAATACAATGTAAGGTAATAATAATTGCGGCGGGCTGCGGTGCATTTGGTCCTAACCGCCCTCCCCTTGCCGATATAGAAGAATATGAGGGCAAAAGTGTTTTCTATATGGTTGGCAAAAAAGAGGAAATGCGTGATAAGAATGTAGTCATCGCTGGCGGAGGAGATTCTGCCGTTGACTGGGTTTTGTCTTTGGTTGATATAGCAAAATCCGTCTCGGTAGTACATCGTCGTCCAAAATTCCGTTGCCTTCCCGATAGTCAGGATAAACTGGAAAAATTAGCTGATGAGGGTCGTGTTAATATGGTAGTCCCTTATCAACTGGATTCTTTAAAAGGAAACAACGGAAAGCTTGAGTCGGTTATTGTTAAAACGCTAAAGGGTGAGGAAAAAGAGTTAAAAGCCGATATTTTACTACCTTTCTTCGGTCTGGCTATGGAGCTTGGACCTATTGCTAACTGGGGACTTAATATTGATAAAAAACATATATCGGTTAATCCCACAACGCTACAGACCAATCAGGACGGCATATTTGCAATTGGCGATATAGCCACCTATGACAATAAAATGAAGCTGATATTAAACGGATTTGCGGAAGCCGCTATGGCGTGCCATAAGGCTCGCGGCATTGTCTACCCTGATGAGGTAGTCCACTTTGAATATTCAACTACGGCAGGAGTTCCGGCGTAA
- a CDS encoding esterase: MIIWKRQYSPEQINRYSIGTMVEHLGIKITEVGDDYICGTMPVDKRTIQPYGILHGGASVVLAESLGSVAGNLSCDEGFMCVGLEINANHIKSVSEGVVKGKASAIHIGRTTQVWDIKITNEQNNICVSRLTLAVIPKRKENDS; this comes from the coding sequence ATGATAATCTGGAAAAGGCAATATTCTCCCGAGCAAATCAACCGATATTCTATAGGAACAATGGTTGAACATTTGGGAATAAAGATAACCGAAGTCGGTGATGACTATATTTGCGGCACTATGCCTGTTGACAAAAGAACAATTCAGCCTTATGGAATCTTACATGGCGGTGCTTCCGTGGTTTTAGCCGAGAGTTTGGGAAGCGTTGCGGGTAATTTGTCCTGTGATGAAGGTTTTATGTGTGTGGGGTTGGAAATTAACGCTAATCACATAAAGAGTGTTAGCGAAGGTGTTGTAAAAGGCAAAGCTTCAGCGATTCACATAGGAAGGACCACGCAAGTATGGGATATAAAAATTACCAATGAACAAAACAATATATGTGTGTCGAGGTTGACACTGGCAGTAATACCGAAAAGGAAAGAAAATGATTCATAA